In Chanodichthys erythropterus isolate Z2021 chromosome 20, ASM2448905v1, whole genome shotgun sequence, the genomic stretch gtgtgtgagtgtgagtgagtgtgagtgtgtgtgagtgtgagtgtgagtgtgtgtgagtgtgtgtgagtgtgtgagtgtgtgagtgagtgagtgagtgagtgagtgagtgagtgagtgagtgagtgagtgagtgagtgtgtgtgtgtgtgtgtgtgtgtgtgtgtgtgtgtgtgtgtgtgtgtgtgtgtgtaccgtCAGGAAGTGTGCTGATGGTGGCGGCGGTGCTGAAGTGACCGTATCCCGCCGCGGTTCTCGCTCGGACCTGCACCAGGTACTGTGACGCACGAGCCAGATCGTTCAGAACCACCGAGTTACTTTTACTGCTGATGTACTGCCATCCATCCTCCTGACCCTACAGCACAGgccaaaggtcaaaggtcaggtacaggtacaacacacacagcactgtatatatatcagTAGCTGTTGTTACGgttaacgataactatatttatAATGATACTTATATAACAATAGTCATactgataactataacgataagtAGCAATAATTATGACAGTATCTATAACAATAATAAGTATAGTGATAactaacgataactataacgataatgtTAACTATGATATAACGGTAACTATAGCGATAAGTAAAACAGTAACACGCGTCTCACCTTCAGACTGTAGCGCAGCTGATACTCCTGAATGTTGTGATGCGTCTGCGCAGGAACCGTCCAGCTGAGAGAGACGCTGCTCTCGGACGCTTTGGTCCTCCTGACGCCGGACACTGGAACGGCCActgcacacacattcacactgtTAGTGTCTGTGACATCATTCCTGATgtagtgtgtgtctgtgatctACAGCACTGACCGTCTCTGCTGGTGGTGATGTTGACAGTGCTGGAGGCGGGGCTTGTGTGACTGACAGCGCTCACTCCGTTCTGGGACAGGACCGTGAAGGTGTAGGTAGTGTGTGGGAGGAGCCCGCGGATGATGACGCGCCTCGCGGTCAAGCCCGCCTGCCCCGGCCTGTAGGTGACGCTGTCTGAGCACGAGACGCACACCGAGCCTCGGCAGCGCGCGCACTCCACGCTGTAGCTGAGATCGGAGCGCCCGCCGCGGTCCAGAGGCTCCGACCACTCCAGAGTGACCACAGTGTCGTTGATCTGATAGATGATGCCGCGCGGAGCCGACGGCGGTTCTGGAGggagaggtcagaggtcacataCATGTGTACATGAGAGTGGctgacactgtgtgtgtgtgtgtgtgtgtgtgtgtgtgtgtgtgtgtgtgtgtgtgtgtgtgtgtgtctcactgGTGCAGGCTGAATCAGGGAAGTCACTGGTGGCGCGGTAGAATCCCAAacgacacacacactcactggaTCCAGCTGAGTGGGCGTTACTGTTGTCTGGACACACTCGACACAAACTCCCGCCAACGGACGCTTTATACTGGCCTGATCCACACGCTACGAATGAACACACACGACAGACATgagaggacacacacacacacaatgaacaATCAATGGATCagagttattatagttaactaaaactaaaaccataagaaacccacactgtgtgtgtgtgtgtgtgtgtgtgtgtgtgtgtgtgtgtgtgtgtgtgtgtgtgagtgtgtgtgtgcgtgcgtgcgtgcgtgtgtgtgtgcgtgtgtgtgcgggCTGATGTTGGTTAAACACTCAATCTGGTCTCAGGCCCTCAATGACCCGCCTGTTGTACTGAAATAATAGAGTCAGACGGGGcgtgtgacacacacacacacacacacacacacacacacacacacacacacacacacacaaagagaaGGCAGACACAAAGCGTAATTAGTACAAACAAATTCAGCCACCTGCtgaagactgtgtgtgtgtgtgtgtgtgtgtgtgtgtgtgtgtgtgtgtgtgtgtgtgtgtgtgtgtgtgtgtgtgtgtgtgtgtgtgtgtgtgtgtgtgtgtgtagttatAGCTCAAGAGTTAAATGTGACAAAAGCTCAgtcataaatgattaaaaaaaacaaacaatgtgtTAAAGGGCTCCAATTCTGCTTTTCTGCATCTTCATCTTTTAGTGTGAAATGTTGATGTTTGAAACGCCTCCATCTTGagtttcttcacaatattcctcatttacataattaatatgcagaataaagggggcggggcctggttgagttagttagtagagtgttgaaactggcggttatggtaaggggcgggacatcaaacaccaatcacaacacactgctccagccgaccaatcagagcacactgtgcttttcagaaggaggggcttcatagagacaggaagtaaacagagcgttactgacagactgggaagagacgagctgcaacaatggagaatatgaggagaataatcaacattcaatctAGTACAGCACAAAAACTACATCAAGAGTTTGAGaaagtgcataatatcatctcTCTTTAAAGTGCAACTATAACGCCTCTTtctcaagatgtaatatcagtctctggtgtctccagaatgtgtgtgtgaagtttcagctcaaaatcccccacagatcatttattatagcttgtcaaatttgctcctatttgggtgtgagcaaaaacacgccgtttttgtgtgtgtccctttaaatgcaaatgagctgctgctccagaagagggcggagctttaacagctcaacaacaacaaagctggagaatctcacacagccaaaatgaggattgtgttcagccttacattgttcaaaccggagtcgacactgatggagagactcaggaagaagttacaacttttagacgtttctgaatggttagtggataaattgatgtagttgctgtggagttgattcaactcatccactagcatgtgccgtcatgttcatcttttgtgttgaattgaccctcgtttgtgaagcagtccggcgtaaaatgacggcatgtcaacaacactcgactacaacaactcttcctcttctctaaagcagcccaacatggccccgccccctttgttgagtgttctcgagggcggggtttatgtaaatattagggtttgtgatgtcactaacccaggatgaagctcgttgtagtccctaccagccatctataaaagaaaatatctcctttgcattgaactttgagtgccGTAACtctgcagatgttgtttatgatcaaacagcaacacactaactaaagttaaagaagtgaaatcataatcaaccagtGCTTTAAAGATTAATGAAGATGAGGAAATAACGGTCAGAGCGATTATCATCCATCTGTAGTCAGTCTAATTACATTCAAGTAAAACAACAGCAGACGAACATGTTCCTCCAGAGAGTTGAAGAAAGAGGAACGctggagagagagacagatcacattacccataatcctcaGCCACACCCAACAGACCAATTCCTACTCATTAAAAGAGCACTTCATCAAGCTCTATTAGAAACATCGACTCGCTCACACACAGAGTTCAGTGTAAACACAGCTGCTTTACATCaggaacagagagagagagactgacgCTCTTCCCATCAGGAACAGAGACACGAGGGCGAGAAATGTGACGCACAATTAACACCTAAAACAGCGCAAGCTCCGACTGAATGtctgatgtcatttcctgtAGCCGTTACATCACTCACCCCTGCAGCGATCCGAGTCCACAGGCTCGTATCCCGGTTTACACGCGCACGTTGATGACGGAGGCCCCACCCACTGGCCGTCCTCCCCGCAGAACATGGTGGGCGGAGCCACGTTCTGGCCCACGGGGGCGGAGTTCTCCACGCACACGCCCTCCGCCTGCTGCACCAGCGAATGAGGGAGCGTCTCAGGGAAGGAGGAGAAGGCCCGTGTGACGGCGGGACACTTCTTGAAGAACACCCTGACGGACAGCAGCGCCATACACGCGCCCTGAGTCTGGAAGGCCAGATAGAAGCCTCTCTTCGACAGCGGACCCACGCGCACCGTCTTCACGTTGGACTTCCTCTCTCCACCGCGGCGCAACAGGAAGTCGGCCGCCACGGTGTCCACCTGCAGCAcagtgtttttaaacattttacattaCGCATTCTCATGCATTTTAATATGGTGttactgtagaaatgtagcaatttagtttattatttagttttttataatgttaaagtATGTAAacgtgcaaattggcctgtaagTTGATAGAGTTTTGATGATGTTTGTGTGAAAGAGTTTGAAAGATGTCATCATTGAATGCATTATGAGCCAAAACTGTGAGAAGAGACTGAAAGAGTGACCGAAACTGTCGTCAACCACATTCATTAGCGATGTTAAAGTCAGtaaaaattttattataaataaataaattgttagtAAAGAATCTGGTTCATcagggaacgttctggcaaggttctctgaaagttgtgaagttatctggtctttaataatgttctctaAATATTAtttggagtttttttttctgaaacgtTTGTTTagcgttttttaaatgttactacttgtttcagagaacattcaaaagtaatgttCCCATAATGTATAAagaatgttcccttaacgctCATATGACcaagaaaaaactttttaaaacacttaaaaaacGATTTCATAGAAATGTTAGCAAAgtgttcttagaacatatttttgttagatgtgtatttttttacattttgtgtgtttaaaatttttcttttaattttaaaaacgcTGTTGATCGAATTCTGACTAACtgaaacacctctgattggccactgagTTCACGCCCTCAACAGAtacgtctgtgattggctacagtgaTCAACACTTCTGAAACATGTTGTAAACAGATGGATCCACTGATAGACGTCTGCTGTCAAATGCTCCCGTGTTggttttgaagcgttgatcactgtagccaatcacagatgtATCTGTTGAGGGCGTGAActcagtggccaatcagaggtgtttaaagtgttagttcacccaaacattaaaataatgtcattaattactcaccctcatgtcgttccacacctgtaagaccttcattgatcttcagaacacaaattaagatatttttgatgaaatccgatggctcagtgaggcctgcatagccagcaatgacatttcctctctcaagatccattaatgtactaaaaacatatttaaatcaggtcatgtgagtacagtggttcaatattaatattataaatccacgagaatatttttggtgcgccaaaaaaaacaaaataacgatttatttagtgatggctgatttcaaaacactgcttcaggaagcttcggagcgttatgaatcagcgtatcgaatcagcggttcggatcgccaaagtcacgtgatttcagcagtttgacacgtgatccgaatcatgattcgacacaacagattcataacgctccgaagcttcctgaagcagtgttttgaaatcggccatcactaaataagtcgttattttgttttttttggcgcaccaaaaatattctcgtggctttataatattaatattgaaccactgtactcacatgacctgatttaaatatgtttttagtacattaatgaatcttgagagaggaaatgtcattgttcaggcctcaatgagccatcggatttcatcaaaaatatcttaatttgtgttctgaagatgaatgaaggtcttacaggtgtggaaagacatgagggtgagtaattaatgacattattttcatttttggctgaactaaccctttaagttagtCAGAATCCGCTCAAAATGCTAGTGGGAAATGCttgtattgtcacattttttaaatttcagtactgactttGTGCTAAATTactggtacttttgacaacccttgtgtgtgtgtgtgagtgtgtaccTTGCTGTAGGGGTTCTCCATCCAGGCGGGGTGTGTGCTCGTGGCCGTGTCCTCGTCGCTCTGGTAGTAGTAAAGGTTAAAGGTCTCTTTGCAGGTGCGGTAGCTGGACGGCATGGCAGAACATTCCATCACGGTGAAGCGGATCTCCACGTACACCTGAGACGCGCTGCGCCGCGGGATAAACCTCGTCCGCAGCCAGTGGCTCACGGGACTGTCCATCGGACAAATCTGAAAGGTGCGGACGCTGTTCCCCTCTTCATCCAATCCGGTCACCTCATCCCACTGGGACTAGGACGACACACATTCAGCGTTAAAATCAGCTTATACTTTAACCTggaatactgtgtgtgtgtgtgtgagagtgtgtgtgtgtgtgtgagtgtgtgtgtgtgtcacctcAGGGTCACTGTTGGGGTAGATGGTCCATCTCAGATCAGATGTTTGTAGTTTTGTGTTCATCAGCACCTCTGAGAGAGACAGAAGAACATCATCTGATGAGAAATCATTCATTTGTGTGATCAAACTTGTGTGATGTTTCCCTGCTGATGACTAAACGCACACATGATCATGATCAGAACTCACTGCCTTCAGCTGCTTTGACATTAAATGAAATCCAGCTCGTTTCCAACTTGTAATTACAAGCCGGAAACTCATAGTTATGTTAAGTGTGATTTGAGGCGTATTTAATGTGTGTATGACGAGCTCACAGGCGTCTGCTCGAGGAGGCTAATGCTGAGCAAACAGAGCGCCAGCGATCCACGCCCAGTTCAACATCTGAACCTCTTTCCATTTCATCTGTCATGATTAAAAACGACACGTCAAACGGCAGCGAGTTTAACGACGGCAGCCGCTTTACACAAAGAATAGGAAGAACACGGGAGGAGCGGGAAATGTCCCagcattctgtctgtctgtccgtctctCTCTTCTATTGTTTCCAGTGAAAACACAATGATACCCAGGAGGCAGTTCAGAGCCAAAAAAGTGTTCGAgtgacattttcatttattacacacacacacacacacacacacacacacacacacacacacacacacacacacacacacacacacacacacacacacacacacaggagggCTGGCAGAATTCCTGCTCATTCCTGAGTGTCCGTGGAGCGGAACAGCAAAATTACAGCTcacactggacacacacacacacacacacacacacacacacacacacacacacacacactcacacacacacctctaaTCAACTCATCGCTAATTACAGAGTGAGACTGACAGAATCAAAAGAGAGAACTTGAGGAAGATCCAgcagatcacacacacacacacacacacacacacacacttctatCCTCTTACTCTAAACATATAAaacttttagcattttttgaatttcaaaagtatgtttttaagcGTTCATGAGGACACAGGAAGTCTGTCATCATTTCATCACTCATCATCAATTCAAATATGACTGGCTCTCCGGCTCCTCCCATCTGGCAGCTGATTGGATGAGAGGTAATGgagcatgtgattggctgaggACGGGTTAATTAGGCTGTGCTCTAGAGGCTCTCAGtttaattacagtaatgagcTTGACACACtctccaaaacaaacacactcgcAGCTACAAGAGTCcattcacactcacacacacacgcatgcaaacacactcacacacacacacacacgcacacatgcaaacacactcacacacacacgcatgcaaacacactcacacacacacacacacacacgcatgcaaacacactcacactcacacacacgcatgcaaacacactcacacacacacgcatgcaaacacactcacacacacacacacacgcatgcaaacacactcacactcacacacacacgcatgcaaacacactcacactcacacacacgcacacatgcaaacacactcacacacacacgcatgcaaacacactcacacacacacacacacgcatgcaaacacactcatgcaaacacactcacacacacacactcatgcaaacacacacacacacacgcatgcaaacacacacacacacacacgcatgcaaacacacacacacacacacgcatgcaaacacactcacactcacacacacgacCAAAGCAGAcagaagtcattataatcagtgCTGCCGTCTACACTGATTAAGAATTATTATCAGTTCATATAAATGAGAATCAATTAAAATCGAGGAATTGATATTTTTCACACAGCCGTAATGAAAGAAGTCATCATTCTAGAATGAgcgcaaaataaaaatactactattactactaaCTACTAAtgtgaatataatatatatatatatatataaatatttatatatattttaacagttaaacttttacaatagaaaaaaaatcaaaacattttttttttaatgttttattttataatataatttaatgtcttcattttcaaatattaaaccaacatgcttttattttgacaggttGCCAGCAAATGTATGTGTGCGCtgtgtgtttatatttatttaattacattgCAGTCTGCACTATTTAACAATCACACTAATCACAggatattcattttatttcGATATAACTACAACATTCAGCTATTAGTATTCAACATCACTCAAGTGAAGAGTGTGAGTGAGATCTGAAGTGGATCAGAAGCAGTGTGAATGTGAACAGAAATGGGTTCTTTAAGTTTTAATCCACTTAAACCGAGTCTGAGTTGAGAAGATTGAAGAAAAAAGCCCttaaagagagaaagatggaggggtcagaggtcacagcCCATGATAATCCCGCTTTATCTCTCACTGCTGAGAAAAATCAGTTTAATAGGATTTATGGACATTGAGaccacctcacacacacacacacacacacacacacacacacacactcacacacacacacacacacacacacacacacacacacacacacacacacacacacacacacacacacacacacacacacacacacacacacacacacacacacacagtagttttttattttaaagttttagtaatttagtttgtcatttattgtttttttttcaggttttgTTATTTCTGtccatcaagttaaactaaatgaaaatgacaaatgttgttttt encodes the following:
- the ephb4b gene encoding ephrin type-B receptor 4b, yielding MDHVFWIVSLFWWTGLVSAEEEVLMNTKLQTSDLRWTIYPNSDPESQWDEVTGLDEEGNSVRTFQICPMDSPVSHWLRTRFIPRRSASQVYVEIRFTVMECSAMPSSYRTCKETFNLYYYQSDEDTATSTHPAWMENPYSKVDTVAADFLLRRGGERKSNVKTVRVGPLSKRGFYLAFQTQGACMALLSVRVFFKKCPAVTRAFSSFPETLPHSLVQQAEGVCVENSAPVGQNVAPPTMFCGEDGQWVGPPSSTCACKPGYEPVDSDRCRACGSGQYKASVGGSLCRVCPDNSNAHSAGSSECVCRLGFYRATSDFPDSACTKPPSAPRGIIYQINDTVVTLEWSEPLDRGGRSDLSYSVECARCRGSVCVSCSDSVTYRPGQAGLTARRVIIRGLLPHTTYTFTVLSQNGVSAVSHTSPASSTVNITTSRDVAVPVSGVRRTKASESSVSLSWTVPAQTHHNIQEYQLRYSLKGQEDGWQYISSKSNSVVLNDLARASQYLVQVRARTAAGYGHFSTAATISTLPDEEESPSRMMLTGVLVAIGLLVLIAVVIVAVFCFRRSNRTRDPDPDKSGQFLMGQGIKVYIDPFTYEDPNEAVREFAKEIDVSFVKIEEVIGAGEFGEVCRGRLRVPGKKENYVAIKTLKGGYTDKQRRDFLSEASIMGQFQHPNIIHLEGVITASCPVMILTEYMENGALDSFLRLNDGQFTPIQLVGMLRGIASGMKYLSEMSYVHRDLAARNILVNSNLVCKVSDFGLSRFLTENSSDPTYTSSLGGKIPIRWTAPEAIAFRKFTSASDVWSYGIVMWEVMSFGERPYWDMSNQDVINAIEQDYRLPPPPECPASLHQLMLDCWQKERSSRPRFCAIVSALDRLIRNPASLKITGRIPDGPSHPLLDQRPPPPLSHCSSVGDWLRAIKMERYEDGFLQAGFTSIELLSHICTEDLLRIGVTLAGHQKKILSSVQTLRIHSGSLRY